GCATGGCCAAGCCCGCCGCAGGGCCCCGCAGGACAGAGAGAGCTGGCATTGCAGCCCCGGTCCTGTGTGGCCTTCTCAGTCCCTGCGGGGGTCCCCAGAAATGGCAGATGGGAGGGCAGGTTATGTGGGTTTTCTTGCGAGAATACATCAGGAAACTCTGAGTTTCTAATGGTTAAGAATTAACCACCATTACTGTCCTGTATGAGTAATAAAATACTACACTTTGATAGCTGGACAATCATAGGTGTaccatgttttaaaaacataactgAGAATTTGCTTCATGTcattcaccaaaaaaaagaactgcaaaTTAAATCTATCAGAAGTGTTATTTACACTGAAGGATTGAAGTTATCCAGCCTGCCAGTTCCCAAACTTGATACGTGCATCAACTCTGGCAAAGCTGATGGTAACTAACATTATCACTGGCAGCAGTGAGAAGTGTCATAAGGAGTTTTTTTGCTTGGGATTGTGGCCTGCTAGTAGAGTAATACTGCTTCAGTAGTCCAGCTTCATACTCTGAAACCAATTTTCGTTGGATCACTTTTGTCACTTCTTGGCTCCTTTGCACTCTTACCATCAGATATATTCTGAAGTTTTTGATGCacagtttcatttatttcatctgTTCCCATTACTGCAACCTTGAACTAGTCACTTAGCACCAACTTTTTAAACATTGATTTAACctaatttgttaaaaaattgTTAAAGGTTTGCTAGCTTCTgatcttttcttccttgagACTGGAGTTCAGATTGATCAGACACACCTCTTTCTGTTATGTTTACTGTGATCTAGGATTCTTgatccaatttttttttgctttacattttgtAGATGTAACAGCATCTAGAAAATGTCCAGTGTACAACTTGTTACACAAACCTATTGAATGTTACAAACATTAAATAGAAATAGTATAAAATATACCATTTAAGTAAAATACTATGGAAACATTTTATGTAGGACCTAAATTTacagaaaaccacaaaatgtCAAAATCTTTCCTGGCAAAAACTGGCCAGAGCTTATCTTGTAAGTTACCTACATTCCAATTCTGTTTCAGTAGTCCTTTTTGTTGTGTGGTTTGAAATTATTTGTCCAGTTATGATGAcgatttttattattttttttaatgcttcatgATTCTTCATAATCCTTCTGCTACAGAGAAGGATTTTCATTCTGTGAAGTGGGGAAATCTGATCCTTAATTAAAAGCACAGTAAAGCACTTCTGTGCAGGCCAAACCAAAGTGCATGCGTATCGCTCATATTTCTTCAGGGGTTCCCTTGGAGGAGTAGTCCTCTTAGTTCTGTGGATTTTTTGATACCCTGGCTGTATCTAAGTCAAAATTCTGCTTTGGTGAAGGGTTGGAAACTTGCAGTAAGACTAAGTGTAAGACTTTTTAACGTAAGTAAATCCTGAGGAATTGCACTGTAGCAAAATCttcatttgggtttttcctATTCCAGACCCATTAGTGACCATCTAATTCATTAGACTATATATGGagcttctcttttatttttttccaaaggattATATCAATTTTCAATCCAAGAAGGAGAAAACatcacttatttttaattctttatctATGCTTTCATATGTGGATAAAGTAAGTTTGCTAGTATATTTGACTTGATGATGAAATAACCATGTTCTTAGAGGCATaatgttacagaaaataattttccaaataTTATAACTATTTACAATGGAGTTGCCATCTCTAGTCCAAAACCTGAATATTGGAGCTTTGCAGAAGGAATCAATTAAAGTACTGAAGTATGAAATCTCTTCTTTATCTTAGCAATAAGGCACTGGATGTTTGCAAAGCCAGAGTGCTCTGCTAGTAGTGAACATTGGTAGCACTACCCTTGCCTGCAGTCTGCTGAGCCCATGCAATAGGAGCGTTGGAGGAACTGTCATGAACTACTGCCACTTCCCTTTCATTCCAAACCCTGCCAAGCCTTGCTTTGTTCCTCATGCCAGAGAAACTGGCAGACTTAAGAGTCTTCTTGCAAACCCACTGTACTTAACTTCCTTGTGAGCGACAGTGTGATTCTATTTAGTCTCTTTGTGGATTTCCCAAGTACATTTTCATCTAAACTGCAAAGCAATTCTTTTACCTTTGTGAAATTCCTTAAGGCATGTGTAGCATTTGATCCTCATTAGAATTTGTTTCATTATACTCATGCTAAATTCTCTACAAGAGCCTTGTTAAATGAAATGAGGCAGCTGGCAGCTGGAAAGGCCAGTGTAGTACTCACGGGCATGGTAGTAATCCAATGGAAATCCCGGATGTTTCTTCAGGTAAAATTTTTGTAATGtactttttgttcatttgaTGCTGCATTATTATGGAATTATGAATATCACTAAATATTTCTgatatacatgtatttatacAGATATTTCTTTATGGAGGTTTTCAAAAGAGTTGTTATTTCAGGGCCAAAAATACCACACTTTTTGATTAACAACctgttttaaaatctgctttactACTTCTAATCTGTATTTGAGGCCTCGTAATGTGTTGCTATTCTACCATTCCAACAACAGTCCAGTTATAATAAACTAAGGTGATAATTTCAGTAGAAATGCAGTCTTGTAAATAGGATGCAGTTCCTTTATCTTaactatttaattaaaattaccaCAAATGTAGATTTAACACCTACAGAAGTCCTGTGTTATAAAACATAGTGTATGAAGTAGCTTATGTTGACACATTAATATTaatcattcatttaaaataaaaaggtcttttttcttctgattctaGGCATGCTTTTACATGATAATTCACTGTGTCAATACCTTATTCTTAGGAGTAACATAAAAATACTGATACAAAAGTCTTGTCTGTataaagctgtatttctttaagTGTGATTAAGTAAGCAGCATACAGTTTGGCCTTTCTGAAGTAGGTTTCCATATATCTTTTAGACAATTTTTTTAGCTGATATTTTGGAGACTGATTATTTTATCTATGCTTAcattttgagttttctttctctcttattttcttgcttttttctgttcagaagtgaaaaatgacaaatgaaaatTCATGATAGAGAATGGTCCACGAAGGTATTGCAGCCTCTAAGTAATGGTCTCCTTTTGTTACATCCTTAATATATGCCAAAGTGAAAAAGGGCTGGGTTTGGTTTAAAAAAGGGCACACAAGACTGATTTGTTGATTTAGTTTTGTTTCATAATATTAAAACAGGATCCAAATGAAGATACTGAATGGAATGACATACTGAGACATTTTGGAATTCTAcctccaaaagaaaaaccaaaagaTGAAATTGAAGAAATGGTTTTACAATtgcagaaagaagcagaaggcaAGTAAAACTAAAAATGCATGCCATCAGTATAACAAAATTTGAAAAGTGGAGGTATTTTCAATAATGTTTTTTGAACATCATacaataattatatttttattttaattattttcacttggttattttaaaaaggattctGAATTAAACATACAACGCAGTTAGTGACAAACATTATGGCATGTGACATGTATGGATAACTGATTTTCATAATTCCATAAAGGAACCAGTCAGTATAAGGAAGATTCACATTCTGAACAATTGGTAGTAATCCACTccagtatttctgtattttcctatATAGTAGTtgactcatttctgaaattagtacatctttttctttcattagttCCATGTGTGCGTACTACTTtttgtacatttaaaatgtttgcaaacaCTTTGGAGAACAAAAGGTgactaatttttcatttgttgtttCTAGTGAAACTGTATGAAAGAATGACTCTTGAAGAATTGAAGGAAGCTGAAGATGACTTTGATGAGACTGATAGGAAAGCTATTGAAAAGTACAGGTATAGTAAGATACTTCTACCCAGATTAACAGTGCACATGTTGCTATTGTACATGTACGTGCTCCTGAAAAATAAACTCAGAATCTTTTGCACAGTAATGTCTGCTGACTGGCACAATTGCCTTTTTTCACCTTCTGCTCCTTTGCCAGCAGATAGCCAGCACTCACATTACTGTCCTACTTCTTCCTGATTGCCAGTGGCAAAGAGAAGCACTTTACACCATATTTTACTTTGACATTTTGTTAGAACAAAATTATTCCCCTTTTAAAGTACTTAATTTAGTCtcaaagctggatatttaaaagaaaaagaatagaagGGGCCACGGTGGAAACCACTGTTATATATCCTCAGTTCAGCTGAAGATATATTGTGCTACTGTATTTTTAGAGGCATTGTATGTTTGAAGTGCTGTATATTCCACATTTATCTAAGTTACACAAGTAGGGTTCATTCACTGTTTGCCTGATTAAACTGTACCCCTCAGTCTGCCACTCTGAAGATACTGTCTGCCAGTCTTTAGGAGTTGGAGAAATGATGATAAATATTCAAAGAAAGGGGAAGTTCTGTATCCCATTTTCTCTCTTGTGGATAGCATTTTCAAGCCAGGACAGCTGGTCGCAGGTATCCCTTTTCTATCATGTTGCACAAGAACATTAGGAAAAACATACGTGACCCCAGCTTTGTGAAAGATACTGGGTTTGTGCATATAGAGTGTGTGCCACCTATGTCAGGATGGCATGccattaaagaagaaaactgtatttcagtgcTGGAATCAAACtgtttagtatttttaattgataattaaataattaatctgAGTATTATGAGCAAAATACATCTCTGCCTTTCGGATAGCACTCATTTGTGGTATAATATGCTTTCTAAAGatataattgaaataaaaatgcaatgtaAAATTTATTATGAATTACAGTTTCACTGTATCATACACTGCAGTTTCTATGCTGGAATGGTGGTAGTTGATAAACTTACGTGTTTTTGAAAGATGTTTATCAAGTCAGCTGTGGACCCCTAATACACAActattgtgtttattttgcttcttatccaagattaattttaatGGCTTCTCTGTTTCTTACTTCATGAAAATACTCATTCAAAGTTTATATGGAAGGAAGGCTCAGGGGAGGTCTAATCAATGTCTATAAATACCTGAATGGAGGGTATAAAGCAGACAGAGCCAGGGAGTTTTCAGTGGTGCCTGATGACAGGACAAGAGtcagtgggcacaaactgaaacacaggaggttccctctgaacatcaggaaagacttttttactgtgagggtgaccgagcactggcacaggttgcccagagacatTGTggggtctccatccttggagatgttcagaacccgtctggacatggtcctgggcagcctgctcaaGGCTGACCTTGCTTGAGCAGGGTGGGGGTTGAATCAGATGACCTCCAGATGTCCCTTTCAACCTCAGCCATGCTGTGATTGTGTAATTCTGTGATATACCATATACTGATACCATATACTGTTCTTAGGCATAACTGTTCTTAGGCACAACCTTATTCAACTATTTAATAGGAGGAGTACACCAATCATTTCACTTACAATACCATGCAGCGTCAATATGTTTTATGAACTCAGGTTCAGAAAACTTTGGCACCTTGTATGGAGACTTAGTAATTTTAGCTGTACTGGACATTCACATGTATATTTTTGTAGGTATTTTACAAAGTACTCTGCTGAGTTCTGCAGAGTTTTGTACTGTaactaagaaaaatgaaacatgcagtttacacagaataaaaaagctAATGTgatcaaaacattttctctgtctAGATTCTACCTGTACTTACTgctttttcattcttaaaatgACTAATAATTCTAATGCTAACACTGTGTATCTAGCACTGTATTCTCATAGGAAGATAATACTTCACATAATTATGTGGGAGTTGTGAACCTAAATTATCATGCAATGTTGCTAGAGTATAATAACATTGCACATAcattatttaatcttttttggAAAAGCCACTTCTATAGTGGCTTCCAGTTAGTAAAATTAACAGCTACTTTTAGTTCAACAAATCTCAGTaaggcattttccttttctaccttgtaagtatttttataaatgaagaCTGCCATCTACTGTTTTTACATTCCAATTTTCatgaatgattttaaaattgtctGATAAATATTAGTATAAGTACTGGTAGTTCTTCCTCAGATTAATCTCATTTTCAGAATCTTAAAACAATTAGtagctgctttaattttttcttgctttgtctCAAATGATAAACCCTTCTGCAACATGTTTGTTACTCAAGTTTCCCAAATCTGATATTGATGAactaagaaaatgtattttattgttaTCTTATTCAATAAAGATTAGAACAGAAGCCTTTCTAGCTCTGAAATTACATTAGAAGACCTTGAGCTAAAGGGTTActcaaagcattttttaaattaattgagATAAATGCACtagatattattttaaaatgcatttaaaatgttctgaagatgcttattgttattattactttttcattaggCAGCAACGCTTGCAAGAATGGAAATGTCTTCAGAGGCGGCAAAAGTATGGGGAGCTAAGAGAAATTTGTGGAGAGCAGTATGTAAAGGAAGTTACAAATGCTCCAGAGGATGTTTGGGTAATAATTCATCTTTATCGGTCAAGGTAATTACATTCTTGTTTAAGATGTTGAATACTTCAATACAGAGAATTGAACTggtaattaaaaagcaattccaagaaaaatgaaatacaatagACTAATGAAATAGCAATTGTTTGGAGGCAATGGAATCATAGAGCATGGGACCTCCTTGACTCGTTAATTCACTTTGTGAGAGTTAAATCACTTCATTTTTGATCAATTAtatgaaagatttcttttgctgtgtaTGCTTATCACCATGTACTTAGCCTCACTGACATTTCTGAATTTCACTGAGAAAGTGGTGTCCACTGTCTGTGTTAAGGGAAGTTCATTTGCAGATTCTTTTCTCAGCAGGAATGCTCTTAACAGGATTATTCTACCTTTATTTCCCCTTTGACATGAACAAATCAAAAGCCCAATAGGAAAAGTCTCAATTATGAAAATTGAGGAAAGCTAGGGAATTTGTTAGTTTATTGGTTCCCCAATAAATTCTCTAATGGTAGCAGAAGTTGTGACAGGATTGAGTAGAAATGTCAAAGGTCTCCCATGATTAGTTCAGCATACATTAGCAACTctattaaatgtttttcaaaagcactgaGAATGAGTATAGAATGTTTAACGCATTTTTTAGATTCAGATCAgcattctcttttccttctttttaagtGTCTTGGGAGGAAGCTTCTTTGATTCTTCTCAATTGTCAGGAATTCAGTATTATTTGCAGGAGCAATAGGAATAGGTCAATCAAATGAATTGTTCAGATTACAGTAATTTAAATTTACAgatctgaagaaagaaaatatcaggttttcttgattttttattgtttttgtttACTGGAGAACCAATTCTATACTTTACCATTGCATAAATACGAGTCTGAGGAAACTCCTAATTCCTTAGGAATGGATACGAGACCACCGAAGTCTCTTGTGGCTAGTAATAAGGGTGCCTCACCTGCCCTTGGCCACCAGAGGGTGCTGCTGGAACCCGTCGAGGGTCCATAGGCTAAATCGGCTTCTTGAACTTCAGTCACAACAAAGATCCTAACTTCTACAAGGTTAACGGGCTGGAGGGGAACAAAAACAACACCcactggtttttttgtgtgttttttttactGAGGTTTAGATAGTGATTGTATTGCAAATAGTAGCTATGAAAGTAATGAACAGGCCTTTGGTGGTAATAGGACTATGCAAAGGTTTCCCTGACATTACTTAGATTTTTACTAAGAGAATGAAGAAGCAATTAAATGTTCAACTGAAAGCCAGTTCAAATAAATTAGAGTAAAATGTAtattacagattaaaaaatctcatttaaacTCTACAATAAACGGACAAAATGAGCTTTAAAAATCTTAGTGGAGAACAAAATTCAGGCACAATGCTTGCAGCATCTTGTAGCATTCCTGACATATTTTTACTTGGACAGCTCTTTAAATCACAGTGAGCTTAGAGGAAGCTAAATAAAATTTGTGGTGCAATTCTTATAACAAATTAAAGTAGAGGCATACTAAATGAAAAGGTACATTTATTCTTCAAAGTATTTTGAACAACTTCAGTTATTTTACAAATCATTTACGTGGGAAGTGTCatcatactttttcttttctagcatGCCAATGTGTTTACTGGTTAATGAACATCTCAGCCTGCTAGCCAGAAAGTTTCCAGAAGTCAAGTTTCTCAAAGCCATTGTAAACAGTTGCATTCAGAATTACCATGACAGATGTTTACCCACAATACTTGTATACAAAACTGGTGAAATAAAAGGCAGGTTCATTGGAGTAGCTGAATGTGGGGGAATATATCTTAAAGTGGAAggtatgaaatattttaaaataattcacattATAGAAGATTTTATGTTGTTTGTAATCATTCCATCTAAAGATCACTGCTTAAAGGTGGAAAAGGTTTTCGattatttctgtagaaaaaagtgtacaaaaagcaaagaattaatTTATGTAATTCTGTGGTACGAATATTGGATAAGCATGGATATTTTGCAATTCCACAGTTAGATATTTTACTGAGATAAAGTTGCGTTGTCACAAGGATTGCtctattttttgttgttgttgagaTTGAGCTTGGTCTTTATTAAAAGTTCTTTTCCTCTTAAGGGAGAATTTATTGCAATTATCAGAATTAATTGTAATGTGTTTTTACAGAGCTCGAATGGAAACTAGCAGAAGTGGGAGCAATAGAAACTGACTtagaagaaaaccccaaaaagGACATTATTAATATGATGACACTGTCAGTGCAAAATGTTTCTGCTCATGAAGACACCAACACAAAAAGCAGTGATGTGATGAAACCCCGTATTACTTGAGAAAATTTTAATGCAGATGGTCTGTTCTGACAAAAATTAGCTCAAATACAGTTTTTTACTCCTTTGGTAAGCCTGAAacaattggggaaaaaaaaaaaagagcaagagcttttgtttcacttgtacattttttggttttgatttgtagAAGAAAATTGATGCAGTAAATGAAAGCCACACTTAACCTTTAGATAAATATAGATAGCTGTCATTGACACCGAGAATCTGGATTCTCCATTTCATACAAAGTCTGTTTAAATGGAATGGGGAAGGTATTAGCTGGCAGGCTTTAATACAtactttcttcctccttttatCCAGCATGGGTGCAAAATACTCCTTTAATTCTCAGTGAAATGACAGTAGTGGAACTCTCCTCTGCTAAGTAGCTTCTCAGTTCCCTCCACTGAAAAGGTGACCCAAATACAACGATGTGTATAGTGATATAAAATCAGGATTTGGCCTGAATCCATTGACTAACAGTTCCATGTTTGACAGGTGTTCAAGAATTTTCTCAAGTGTCAAGGATAATCTTCCCGCTATTTCAAACACTGACAGATCAGTTGTTCCTTCCTAACAAAAATAAGTATATCCTTAACAAAATAGTTTGCAGTACAACTGCAGATAAGCAAAACTACATGAGTGAATGAGAAGACCACGCTCCTGATTCAGCATCTTTATTATGAGTAGTGAATCAAATTGTAGAGTATTAATGTTGTTTTTCCAGTGACTCatcgtaaaaaaaaaaaaaacctcaatgtGCTAATGAAGATTTAGTTACATACAGTTGACATGGTTTATAGCATCaggatgcagaaagaaaaattaaacagaaacagTTCACTTAACACTTGGCACACAGATACCcaagaagaacaagaaaattaacattagccatttttttttcacccaatAGGATACAGCTCTGCTATTGGTAGCTACCACTTCTagaaacttttattttgcagattcAAAGAGATAACTAGTAGATGCATTTCAGAGATAATGGCTTATCTGCCACTTCAAACTAGAAAGCTAGCTAGtagttttaaatgtaaataggTCATCAGTGACTTTAGATACGATTCCACAGTCTCGTCAGATGAATATCAGTGTTGGCTGCTATAAAAGGAGTACTACCACCCGCTTCCTCTTAGCAGTGagcctccctcctgctgctgtggctgccctGAGGTACACAAGCACAATACACAACTGTACAAGTGCTAGTGTTGTCACATTGGAAGTAATAGGAATATGTTGCTAGATATGACTGAGGAGGGCCAAACCTCCTCCTCTTCGGTGACCCTTACTTCATCCAAGTGAAGTGACCATACAATCATGATTACAGCCATCAGATgtgacaaagcagcagcaagatcCAATGGAATCTGCAGGTTAAGAGCAGATGTTTCTGGTTCTTGGTCAGTTACACCATTTGTAGGAAAAGGGTCTAGGAATGAATGTTAGTCAACCTTGCTTTACAATGATTATGTAGATTGTGACAGGCTTTCAAGTTAAAACCACTGATTTTTAGTATTCTGGAGTGATGTGAAATTTAGTTTCAAAATTGGCTTCCTCAAACCAATCCTCTTTTGAACATGCCAGTGAGGATCAAAAAGGAACATTCTGAGTAGATGATTGTTCTATGGCTCTGAAGTATATCAGGCACAAGATGGCAATGACAGTTCTGTAGGAAACATGGCTATAGTTAATGGAAATGCACTagaaatttctgcatttctggcCCAATCTAGTCCCATCATTCAATAATTCACAAAAGATTTGCTGCTCATAATTTGGCAATGTCTGAAAATTACGTTGGCTCTCATGTAACCTTTGTGAATGAAACAAAACTATCATTAGACACCAGAGCAAACTCACATTGACGATAAGAGccaaaaaaatagtatttctagTCGGAGAATAGTTTCATAAAATCACCATATCATTTCTAAGCCTTCTGCCCTGTTCCTTCAGGAgcctttaaaatactttcaaaagagaagcagcattaAGAAAACTGACCTTGGTTAGGCCATAACttcagcagaaaatgcaaatgcgTGTCATCTCCACAGCTGTGTTGCCTGTTTTGATCTCGTCAAATCCCAAAAGGTAAGATGTGCAAGCCACAAAGAGGAATTTGCTACCGCAACACTGCAGTAGGTAGGTGTTATGCTCCCATATATTCAAGGTGTGAAGAGAGACAGTACAGTATCTCTAGTTTGTTTCTCTGAAGAATTACTCCTGGTTACTAAAGATCTTGTGGCAAATTTGATACATACAGTTTGATGCTATTTTTAGCCTCTTGGTTTCTTGGCCATATTCTAGTTCTGGTAATTACGcatttttgttgaaaatattcCTGCATTTTCTCCTGGATTTTCCATTCCTGCTGTATCCTATCATCTTTACTACATTTCATCACAGGAGCATGAGTATTCATCCATCATCAAAGAATTTCATCCTTTGCACGAGTAATGAAAAGATTAGTTTTGTTTGTATCACATTTTCCTCAACTGAAAGCTAGAAACAGAGTATTCTGAATCAGTAAGTAACAAAAATAAGTGGTTTTACTAATGCTTTTTAGATTTCTTCAGTGGAAAAACTGAGCTCACGGTTACCTCTTTAGCAGCATTACTGCTAAGGAGGTTCCTGTCCTTACAATACCTTTGCATAAGACTTTGGT
The Haliaeetus albicilla chromosome 1, bHalAlb1.1, whole genome shotgun sequence DNA segment above includes these coding regions:
- the PDCL2 gene encoding phosducin-like protein 2, with amino-acid sequence MVVIQWKSRMFLQDPNEDTEWNDILRHFGILPPKEKPKDEIEEMVLQLQKEAEVKLYERMTLEELKEAEDDFDETDRKAIEKYRQQRLQEWKCLQRRQKYGELREICGEQYVKEVTNAPEDVWVIIHLYRSSMPMCLLVNEHLSLLARKFPEVKFLKAIVNSCIQNYHDRCLPTILVYKTGEIKGRFIGVAECGGIYLKVEELEWKLAEVGAIETDLEENPKKDIINMMTLSVQNVSAHEDTNTKSSDVMKPRIT